From the genome of Burkholderia cepacia ATCC 25416:
CGGAATGGATCGGCGCATCCTCGCGTGCGTCGCGTCGATGGCGGCCGGCGTCAATTTCCTGCCGTGGGTCGGGCCGATGCTGCGGGCGTCGGCGGCGCTGCACATTCCCGGTTCCGCGATCTTCATGCCGATGATTCCGGTGCAGATCGTCGGGCTCGTGTTCGTGTTCGGCACCGCGTACGTGCTCGGCGTGCGCGAGGCGAAACGGCTCGGGCTCGATCGTGCCGGCGCGGCACCGCTCGAGATCGCGCCGCGTGCGCTGACCGATGCCGAGCGCGCGTTACGCCGGCCGGAACGCTTCCGGATCAATCTCGCGCTGACGCTCGTGGTGCTCGTCACGCTCGTGTCGGGCATCGTCGACCCGATGGTGATGTTCATGCTCGGCACGGTCGCCGCGCTCGTGATCAACTACCCGGACGTGCAGGCCCAGCGCGAGCGGATCGACGCGCATGCGAAGGCCGCGCTGATGATGGCGAGCGTGCTGCTCGCGGCCGGCGCGTTCACCGGCATCATGTCCGGCACCGGGATGCTGAAGGCGATGGCGGACGTGGTGGTCGCGCACGTGCCGGTCGAGCATGCGCGCCACATGCCGTTCGTGCTCGGGCTGCTGTCGATGCCGCTCAGCCTGCTGTTCGACCCCGATTCGTTCTACTTCGGCGTGCTGCCGGTGCTCGCGGAAAGCGCGAAGCTGCTCGGCGTGCCGCCGATCCAGATGGCGCAGGCCGCGCTGCTCGGCCAGATGACGACGGGGTTCCCGGTGAGCCCGCTCACGCCCGCGACGTTCCTGATCGTCGGCCTGACCGGCGTCGAGCTCGCCGAGCATCAGAAATTCACGCTTCCGTTCCTGTTCGCCGCCACGGTGCTGATGGTGTTTGCCGCGGTGATCGTCGGCGTGTTTCCGTTGTGAGCGCCCCAGGCCTGCCGCGTCGTGCCGGCGCTCCGACGGGGCGATCCCGCGAGGGAACGTTCCGCCGGGCGCACCCCCTGGCGCCGCCTGGCATTTTCTTCAGAGCGGCGCGGCCGCTCGGCCTTTTCCCGGAGAGCCATCCATGCAGTTCGACCTGACCGACGACCAGCGCGCAATCGAAAGCGCGATCGAGAAAATCTGTGCGCGCTTCGGCGACGACTACTGGCTCGAACGCGATCGCGCGGGCGGGTTTCCCGCCGATTTCCACGCGGCGCTTGCCGAGGCCGGCTGGCTCGGCATCGCGATGGACCCGGCGCACGGCGGGGCCGGGCTCGGGATGACCGAGGCCGCGCTGATGATGCGCACGATCAGCGCATCGGGAGCCGGCCTGTCCGGCGCATCGGCCGTCCACATGAACATCTTCGGGCTGAACCCGGTGCAGGTGTTCGGCAACGACGCACAGAAGGCGCGTTTCCTGCCGCCGCTGATCGCCGGGCGCGACAAGGCGTGCTTCGCGGTGACGGA
Proteins encoded in this window:
- a CDS encoding CitMHS family transporter, whose translation is MLAWIGAIAIVALFGLIITKRLSPLVALIVVPVAASLAAGFGLATGKFIVHGVQNIGPIAGMFVFAILFFGILTDAGMLDPIIAGVLRVIGCHPPRIVMGSALLALLIHLDGSGAVTFLVTLPAMMPLYTRLGMDRRILACVASMAAGVNFLPWVGPMLRASAALHIPGSAIFMPMIPVQIVGLVFVFGTAYVLGVREAKRLGLDRAGAAPLEIAPRALTDAERALRRPERFRINLALTLVVLVTLVSGIVDPMVMFMLGTVAALVINYPDVQAQRERIDAHAKAALMMASVLLAAGAFTGIMSGTGMLKAMADVVVAHVPVEHARHMPFVLGLLSMPLSLLFDPDSFYFGVLPVLAESAKLLGVPPIQMAQAALLGQMTTGFPVSPLTPATFLIVGLTGVELAEHQKFTLPFLFAATVLMVFAAVIVGVFPL